A single window of Deltaproteobacteria bacterium DNA harbors:
- a CDS encoding 4-hydroxybutyryl-CoA dehydratase produces the protein MALMTAEQYVESMKKIKKQVYFMGEQINITEHPLTQPALNSVALTYELCFNPEYKELFTATLESGEKVNRCVTFWKNAEDLIKKYKMIQITARLTGRGNSRTVGADAINAIGSVSYEMDEDLGTEYHPRFLKYLKYIQDNDFTISGAITDPKGDRSLRPIQQSDPDMYVRIVEKKSDGIVVRGAKVHQSVAVHAHEHIVAPCTTLREEEEDYAVVFAVPADAEGLFHVMGRQPSDTRRLEGDLFDLGGVNQGGNETLMIFDDVFVPWDRVFMCGEWKWSFPMIHRFAGYHRNCYGAGKSAIADIVIGAAALMAEYNGVARNSIIRDKLTEMVHMARTIYACGLTSCVEGYSTPSGIFNVNLMYTNVTKLHVGRLTYEIARLAEDIAGGLIATMPSHKDFTDPKIGKYVNKYLKGVDGVPTENRMKLMRLIEYFCYGQGSVYFLSESLHGAGSPQAQKLLIERESDLETKKEWAKSLAGISD, from the coding sequence ATGGCTTTGATGACCGCAGAACAATATGTGGAAAGCATGAAAAAAATCAAGAAACAGGTTTATTTCATGGGGGAACAGATTAATATCACAGAACATCCGCTGACACAACCAGCTCTGAATTCAGTGGCCCTCACCTATGAACTCTGTTTCAATCCGGAATACAAAGAACTTTTCACGGCAACCTTGGAATCCGGCGAGAAGGTAAACCGATGCGTGACATTTTGGAAAAACGCTGAAGACCTGATAAAAAAATACAAAATGATCCAGATAACGGCCAGGCTTACCGGGCGAGGAAACTCTCGAACCGTAGGGGCGGACGCGATCAACGCCATTGGGAGTGTCAGCTATGAAATGGACGAAGACCTGGGAACAGAATATCATCCGAGATTCCTTAAGTATCTTAAATATATCCAGGACAATGATTTTACCATCAGCGGGGCTATTACCGATCCTAAAGGCGATCGCAGCCTTCGGCCTATTCAGCAATCTGATCCTGATATGTATGTCAGGATCGTGGAAAAGAAAAGTGATGGCATCGTGGTTCGGGGCGCAAAGGTGCATCAGTCAGTCGCTGTACACGCTCATGAGCACATTGTCGCCCCATGTACGACTTTGAGAGAGGAAGAGGAGGATTACGCCGTAGTCTTTGCTGTGCCTGCTGATGCTGAAGGTCTTTTTCACGTCATGGGACGTCAGCCTTCAGACACGCGCCGACTTGAAGGGGATCTCTTCGATTTGGGCGGCGTTAATCAGGGCGGCAATGAAACCCTCATGATTTTTGATGATGTTTTTGTTCCTTGGGATAGAGTCTTCATGTGCGGGGAATGGAAATGGTCCTTTCCTATGATCCATCGCTTTGCCGGGTATCACCGCAACTGCTACGGCGCGGGTAAAAGCGCTATTGCGGATATCGTGATCGGCGCGGCCGCTCTCATGGCTGAATATAACGGCGTAGCGAGAAATTCAATCATCCGTGACAAGCTCACGGAAATGGTTCACATGGCCAGAACCATTTATGCCTGCGGCCTTACGAGCTGTGTCGAAGGATACAGCACACCCTCAGGCATCTTCAACGTGAATCTCATGTATACCAATGTAACCAAGCTGCATGTGGGCAGGCTGACTTATGAAATCGCTCGGCTGGCTGAAGACATCGCCGGGGGATTGATTGCGACCATGCCTTCTCACAAGGATTTTACTGATCCGAAAATCGGAAAATATGTCAATAAATACCTCAAAGGCGTTGATGGGGTTCCAACTGAGAATCGTATGAAGCTTATGCGGCTCATTGAGTATTTTTGTTACGGCCAAGGTTCGGTGTACTTTCTTAGCGAATCCCTTCATGGAGCGGGCTCACCGCAAGCTCAGAAACTTCTGATCGAGCGGGAGAGCGATCTTGAAACCAAAAAAGAATGGGCTAAGAGTTTGGCCGGGATTTCTGATTAA